One genomic window of Scatophagus argus isolate fScaArg1 chromosome 16, fScaArg1.pri, whole genome shotgun sequence includes the following:
- the slc16a6b gene encoding solute carrier family 16 member 6b isoform X2: MRASGCHAPFPSLFTGLGYCLTFLPTVTILAQYFSRRRALVTSIASSGESFAIFAFAPLFTSLKEHIGWRYCLVILGTFQASVIVCGLLLRPIIIQPEPAEEEEDEASKESLSLKQLETVYELENEQTRTSISSGVSRGSEDSGVTSLSASNVDLRTAGAEAKALMELEVRDKDGQVLSLSTSSTSVKKEEEGELGDVEAGPLQPSSSKLLDFSVLKDGAFIWYSLFGLFATLGFFAPQLYVIELSKSRGVEPSMASYMLSVMAVAEIFGRLSIGVVLNKVNCRKTLVLLGCVVALCLVLVAFAIVWEFWGLVVCCALYGYFMGTVGSTHIPMLAEEDVVGIQKMASSVGVYVFIQSFAGLAGPPLGGVLVDVTQNYGAAFYSCAVGMGISAICLALVGPAKSGMCQRHSKNKEKGGSPEEEENMSQDNDQLDFLEVDFAPETSPVKQAVDQKKGSVI, encoded by the exons ATGCGGGCCAGTGGCTGTCATGCCCCTTTCCCCTCTTTGTTTACAGGCCTTGGCTACTGCCTTACGTTCCTCCCCACCGTCACCATCCTAGCCCAGTACTTCTCCAGACGACGAGCCCTCGTTACCTCCATCGCTTCCTCAGGAGAATCCTTCGCCATATTCGCATTTGCTCCCC TCTTCACTTCACTGAAGGAGCACATTGGATGGCGCTACTGTCTAGTTATCCTTGGCACCTTTCAGGCTTCTGTGATTGTTTGTGGACTTCTCCTTCGTCCAATCATTATTCAGCCAGagcctgcagaggaggaggaagacgaagCAAGTAAAGAGTCTCTCTCTTTGAAGCAGCTGGAGACTGTGTATGAGCTGGAGAACGAACAAACTAGAACATCAATCAGTTCAGGAGTCTCCCGGGGCTCAGAGGATTCAGGTGtcacctccctctctgcttcaaACGTAGACCTGCGCACCGCAGGAGCCGAAGCCAAGGCTCTGATGGAGCTGGAAGTGCGGGACAAAGATGGCCAGGTGCTGTCACTTTCCACATCTTCCACCTCAGtcaagaaggaggaagagggcgAACTAGGAGACGTAGAGGCGGGTCCTCTACAGCCCTCTAGCTCCAAACTCCTGGACTTCTCTGTGCTTAAAGATGGTGCCTTCATCTGGTATTCCCTCTTTGGCTTGTTTGCAACGTTGGGCTTCTTCGCCCCACAGCTCTACGTCATCGAACTGAGCAAGAGCCGGGGCGTGGAGCCCAGCATGGCCTCCTACATGCTCTCTGTGATGGCTGTGGCTGAAATCTTCGGCCGCTTGTCCATCGGGGTGGTGTTAAACAAAGTTAACTGCAGGAAAACCCTGGTGCTTCTGGGCTGTGTGGTTGCGCTGTGCCTAGTGTTGGTGGCCTTCGCTATCGTGTGGGAGTTCTGGGGTCTGGTGGTCTGCTGCGCCCTCTACGGCTACTTCATGGGCACCGTAGGCTCCACTCACATCCCCATGCTGGCCGAGGAGGACGTGGTGGGCATCCAGAAGATGGCTTCGTCTGTAGGAGTGTATGTTTTCATCCAGAGCTTTGCCGGGCTGGCAGGGCCCCCGCTAGGAG GTGTGTTGGTGGATGTCACGCAGAACTATGGCGCTGCCTTCTACTCCTGTGCAGTGGGCATGGGCATCAGTGCCATCTGCCTGGCTCTGGTGGGCCCAGCCAAGTCTGGTATGTGTCAAAGACatagcaaaaacaaagagaaaggcGGGAGCccggaggaagaggagaacatGTCTCAGGACAACGACCAGCTGGACTTTTTGGAGGTGGACTTTGCCCCGGAGACCAGTCCAGTCAAGCAGGCTGTGGATCAGAAAAAAGGCTCTGTAATATGA
- the slc16a6b gene encoding solute carrier family 16 member 6b isoform X1 codes for MRVPSYHHCLGPNVYPAVPDGGWGWAVAVAFFFVEVCTYGTLKSLGVFLQDLMEEFGESNSRVSWVISICVFIFTFTAPLSTVMSNRFGYRPVVMMGGFLISLGTITSAFTNSINEMYITIGIVSGLGYCLTFLPTVTILAQYFSRRRALVTSIASSGESFAIFAFAPLFTSLKEHIGWRYCLVILGTFQASVIVCGLLLRPIIIQPEPAEEEEDEASKESLSLKQLETVYELENEQTRTSISSGVSRGSEDSGVTSLSASNVDLRTAGAEAKALMELEVRDKDGQVLSLSTSSTSVKKEEEGELGDVEAGPLQPSSSKLLDFSVLKDGAFIWYSLFGLFATLGFFAPQLYVIELSKSRGVEPSMASYMLSVMAVAEIFGRLSIGVVLNKVNCRKTLVLLGCVVALCLVLVAFAIVWEFWGLVVCCALYGYFMGTVGSTHIPMLAEEDVVGIQKMASSVGVYVFIQSFAGLAGPPLGGVLVDVTQNYGAAFYSCAVGMGISAICLALVGPAKSGMCQRHSKNKEKGGSPEEEENMSQDNDQLDFLEVDFAPETSPVKQAVDQKKGSVI; via the exons ATGAGGGTGCCCAGTTACCACCATTGTTTGGGTCCAAATGTTTACCCAGCGGTGCCTGATGGCGGCTGGGGCtgggctgtggctgtggctttcTTCTTTGTGGAGGTCTGCACCTATGGGACCCTCAAGAGCTTGGGCGTCTTCCTCCAGGATCTGATggaagagtttggggagagCAACAGCCGTGTGTCATGGGTCATCTCcatctgtgttttcatctttacCTTCACTG CTCCCCTGTCCACCGTGATGAGCAACCGCTTTGGCTATCGACCAGTGGTCATGATGGGAGGCTTCCTCATCAGCCTGGGAACCATCACCTCGGCCTTCACCAACTCCATCAATGAGATGTACATCACAATCGGCATTGTTTCGG GCCTTGGCTACTGCCTTACGTTCCTCCCCACCGTCACCATCCTAGCCCAGTACTTCTCCAGACGACGAGCCCTCGTTACCTCCATCGCTTCCTCAGGAGAATCCTTCGCCATATTCGCATTTGCTCCCC TCTTCACTTCACTGAAGGAGCACATTGGATGGCGCTACTGTCTAGTTATCCTTGGCACCTTTCAGGCTTCTGTGATTGTTTGTGGACTTCTCCTTCGTCCAATCATTATTCAGCCAGagcctgcagaggaggaggaagacgaagCAAGTAAAGAGTCTCTCTCTTTGAAGCAGCTGGAGACTGTGTATGAGCTGGAGAACGAACAAACTAGAACATCAATCAGTTCAGGAGTCTCCCGGGGCTCAGAGGATTCAGGTGtcacctccctctctgcttcaaACGTAGACCTGCGCACCGCAGGAGCCGAAGCCAAGGCTCTGATGGAGCTGGAAGTGCGGGACAAAGATGGCCAGGTGCTGTCACTTTCCACATCTTCCACCTCAGtcaagaaggaggaagagggcgAACTAGGAGACGTAGAGGCGGGTCCTCTACAGCCCTCTAGCTCCAAACTCCTGGACTTCTCTGTGCTTAAAGATGGTGCCTTCATCTGGTATTCCCTCTTTGGCTTGTTTGCAACGTTGGGCTTCTTCGCCCCACAGCTCTACGTCATCGAACTGAGCAAGAGCCGGGGCGTGGAGCCCAGCATGGCCTCCTACATGCTCTCTGTGATGGCTGTGGCTGAAATCTTCGGCCGCTTGTCCATCGGGGTGGTGTTAAACAAAGTTAACTGCAGGAAAACCCTGGTGCTTCTGGGCTGTGTGGTTGCGCTGTGCCTAGTGTTGGTGGCCTTCGCTATCGTGTGGGAGTTCTGGGGTCTGGTGGTCTGCTGCGCCCTCTACGGCTACTTCATGGGCACCGTAGGCTCCACTCACATCCCCATGCTGGCCGAGGAGGACGTGGTGGGCATCCAGAAGATGGCTTCGTCTGTAGGAGTGTATGTTTTCATCCAGAGCTTTGCCGGGCTGGCAGGGCCCCCGCTAGGAG GTGTGTTGGTGGATGTCACGCAGAACTATGGCGCTGCCTTCTACTCCTGTGCAGTGGGCATGGGCATCAGTGCCATCTGCCTGGCTCTGGTGGGCCCAGCCAAGTCTGGTATGTGTCAAAGACatagcaaaaacaaagagaaaggcGGGAGCccggaggaagaggagaacatGTCTCAGGACAACGACCAGCTGGACTTTTTGGAGGTGGACTTTGCCCCGGAGACCAGTCCAGTCAAGCAGGCTGTGGATCAGAAAAAAGGCTCTGTAATATGA